In a genomic window of Alphaproteobacteria bacterium:
- a CDS encoding aminopeptidase P family protein, producing MMTENALQVQDRLAAFRAKIQEFGLDGYIVPRTDEYQNEFLAAYAERLKFLTGFTGSAGTAVILRSKAVVMSDGRYTIQLEQEVNLALFETADSTKTTPADWLEKNTGQGQRIGFDPWLHTANQIEALRKKLDGKATLVPVSPNMVDALWPNRPGQPMNPAELFPDEVAGMNSLQKREKIAAIMHEKGADSCLITMTDSVCWLLNVRGRDMLYTPSLLSFAMLYADGSLDWFIDPRKVTPNVRQHLGEAVRVIPREEMPARLAQLSGRKVMLDREKSALWFEETLKASGAQIVGEKDPIERLKAIKSETEIEAVRQAHIRDAIAMIQLLQEIDTEAHKGRMTEIYIDERIQMLRAQQFGYQGPSFATIAGYADNGAIIHYRATPETNKQITPPGLLLIDCGGQYMWGTTDITRTVAIGPPTPEMKRHYTLVLKGHVALSKAKFPEGTTGLQIDALARQHLWDAGLDYAHGTGHGVGCYLGVHEGPASISPRGKEKLEVGMLLTNEPGYYLKGSYGIRIENIMLVRLEKEEEGGKNLLGFKSMTLVPYDQKLIEKEILTADELSWLRGYYLDIEETIGPLLRPEMQKWLKKQTAFFLQ from the coding sequence ATGATGACAGAAAACGCATTACAAGTTCAAGACAGGCTGGCCGCTTTTCGTGCAAAGATTCAGGAATTCGGTCTGGACGGCTATATCGTGCCGCGTACCGACGAATACCAGAATGAATTTCTGGCGGCCTATGCCGAGCGCCTGAAATTCCTGACTGGTTTTACCGGCAGCGCGGGCACGGCGGTCATCTTAAGGTCTAAGGCCGTGGTCATGAGCGACGGCCGCTATACGATCCAACTGGAGCAGGAGGTCAATCTCGCCCTCTTTGAAACGGCGGACAGCACGAAGACAACCCCGGCCGACTGGCTGGAGAAAAATACCGGGCAGGGGCAGAGGATCGGCTTCGATCCCTGGCTGCACACCGCAAACCAGATCGAAGCCCTGAGAAAAAAACTGGACGGTAAGGCTACGCTGGTTCCGGTCAGCCCAAATATGGTGGACGCGCTCTGGCCCAACCGCCCCGGCCAGCCGATGAATCCGGCGGAACTCTTCCCCGACGAGGTGGCGGGGATGAATTCCTTGCAGAAACGCGAAAAAATTGCTGCCATCATGCACGAAAAGGGCGCGGATTCCTGTCTCATCACCATGACGGATTCGGTCTGCTGGCTGCTGAACGTGCGCGGGCGCGATATGCTCTACACGCCCTCGCTTCTGTCTTTTGCGATGCTTTACGCCGACGGATCGCTCGACTGGTTTATTGATCCGCGCAAGGTGACGCCGAACGTGCGCCAGCATCTGGGCGAAGCCGTGCGCGTCATCCCCAGAGAGGAAATGCCCGCCCGCCTCGCGCAGCTTTCAGGCCGTAAGGTCATGCTCGACCGCGAAAAATCGGCGCTTTGGTTCGAGGAAACGCTGAAAGCTTCAGGCGCACAGATCGTCGGCGAGAAAGACCCCATCGAACGCCTGAAAGCGATCAAGAGCGAAACCGAGATCGAGGCGGTCAGGCAGGCGCATATCCGTGACGCGATAGCCATGATCCAGCTCTTGCAGGAAATCGACACCGAAGCCCACAAGGGCCGCATGACGGAAATCTATATCGACGAACGCATCCAGATGCTCCGCGCCCAGCAGTTCGGCTATCAGGGGCCGAGCTTCGCCACCATCGCGGGATATGCGGACAACGGCGCGATCATCCACTATCGCGCCACGCCGGAAACGAACAAACAGATTACCCCGCCCGGCCTGCTGCTGATCGATTGCGGCGGCCAGTATATGTGGGGCACGACCGACATCACCCGTACGGTGGCCATCGGCCCCCCGACGCCGGAGATGAAGCGGCACTACACGCTGGTCCTCAAGGGCCACGTCGCTCTGTCCAAGGCGAAGTTCCCCGAAGGCACGACGGGCTTGCAGATCGACGCCCTTGCCCGCCAGCATCTCTGGGACGCCGGACTGGATTATGCCCATGGCACAGGCCACGGCGTCGGCTGCTATCTCGGCGTTCACGAAGGCCCGGCCTCCATTTCCCCGCGAGGTAAGGAAAAACTGGAAGTGGGAATGCTGCTCACCAATGAGCCGGGATATTATCTCAAGGGCTCCTACGGCATCCGCATCGAGAACATTATGCTCGTGCGCCTTGAAAAGGAGGAGGAGGGCGGCAAGAACCTCCTCGGCTTTAAGTCCATGACCCTCGTCCCCTACGATCAGAAACTGATCGAAAAGGAAATCCTCACCGCCGACGAACTCTCATGGCTGCGCGGTTATTATCTGGATATTGAGGAAACCATCGGTCCCCTCCTGCGCCCCGAAATGCAGAAATGGCTCAAGAAGCAGACGGCGTTTTTTCTCCAGTAA
- a CDS encoding ABC transporter ATP-binding protein, producing MFDPLLQIQNLSVDFKTPSGAFNAVKNVSFTIGKGETVAVVGESGSGKSVTALSVMKLLPYPLASHSAESKILFNGEDLIAKKDGAMCAIRGREIGMIFQEPLTALNPLHTIERQIGEVLRIHQGMNAAQTKARMLELMDMVGLSSMKDRLDSYPHQLSGGQRQRVMIGMALANNPSLLIADEPTTALDVTIQAQILELLEELQTQLGMALMLISHDLSVVRKMADKICVMKSGELVEVQPTDDLFSKPQHSYTKKLLAAQPSGRVKPADAGAPALLEGQNVKVYFPRRKSFFGKPLDFVKAVDDVNVTLKRGHTLGVVGESGSGKTTLALALLRMLPSTGTIVFAGQNVSPLSRKQMRPLRSKMQIVFQDPFGSLSPRMSVAQIIDEGLALHKRDLSDEQRDVLVIDALKDVQMDPETRHRYPHEFSGGQRQRIAIARALVLAPDFVVLDEPTSALDVSVQAEIVDLLRELQQKHGLSYLFISHDLRVIRAMCHDVLVMKDGKIVEAGTVEQIFENPRQDYTKTLIDAALNLKARAG from the coding sequence ATGTTCGATCCTCTCCTGCAGATTCAAAATCTCAGCGTCGATTTCAAAACGCCCTCCGGCGCATTTAATGCCGTAAAAAACGTCAGCTTTACCATCGGCAAAGGGGAAACGGTCGCCGTCGTCGGTGAGAGCGGATCGGGGAAATCGGTGACCGCGCTTTCGGTCATGAAGCTCCTGCCCTATCCGCTGGCTTCGCACAGCGCGGAGAGCAAAATCCTTTTCAACGGCGAAGACCTGATCGCCAAGAAAGACGGCGCGATGTGCGCGATCAGAGGCCGGGAAATCGGGATGATCTTTCAGGAGCCTTTGACCGCGCTCAACCCGCTGCACACGATCGAGCGGCAGATCGGCGAAGTGCTGCGGATTCATCAGGGGATGAACGCCGCGCAGACGAAGGCGCGGATGCTGGAACTCATGGATATGGTCGGGCTTTCGAGTATGAAGGATCGGCTTGATTCCTATCCTCACCAGCTTTCCGGCGGGCAGCGGCAGCGGGTGATGATCGGGATGGCGCTGGCGAACAATCCGTCCCTGCTGATTGCCGATGAACCCACAACCGCGCTCGATGTCACCATTCAGGCGCAGATTCTTGAGCTACTGGAGGAACTCCAGACGCAACTGGGCATGGCGCTGATGCTGATTTCGCACGACCTGTCCGTCGTCCGCAAGATGGCGGATAAAATCTGCGTCATGAAAAGCGGCGAACTGGTCGAGGTGCAACCGACCGATGATTTATTTTCCAAGCCGCAACATTCCTATACAAAGAAACTTCTGGCGGCGCAGCCTTCGGGCCGGGTGAAGCCCGCCGATGCCGGTGCCCCTGCCCTGCTTGAGGGGCAGAACGTTAAAGTCTATTTCCCGCGGCGGAAAAGCTTTTTTGGAAAGCCGCTGGATTTCGTGAAGGCGGTGGATGATGTGAACGTCACTCTCAAGCGCGGGCATACGCTGGGCGTAGTCGGCGAGTCGGGATCAGGCAAGACGACGCTGGCGCTCGCGCTTTTGCGGATGCTGCCCAGTACGGGGACCATCGTTTTCGCGGGGCAGAATGTTTCGCCCCTCTCGCGCAAGCAGATGCGGCCCTTGCGCTCGAAAATGCAGATTGTGTTTCAGGATCCTTTCGGATCGCTCTCTCCGCGCATGAGCGTGGCGCAGATCATCGACGAGGGGCTGGCGCTGCACAAGCGTGACCTGTCCGACGAACAGCGTGACGTGCTGGTGATTGATGCGCTCAAGGACGTGCAGATGGACCCGGAGACGCGCCATCGCTACCCGCATGAATTCTCCGGCGGGCAGCGGCAGCGGATTGCGATTGCCCGCGCCCTTGTGCTGGCCCCGGATTTTGTGGTGCTGGACGAGCCGACCTCGGCGCTGGATGTCTCCGTGCAGGCGGAGATCGTTGATCTGCTGCGCGAGTTGCAGCAGAAACACGGGCTGTCCTATCTTTTTATCAGCCATGATCTGCGGGTGATCCGGGCGATGTGCCACGACGTTCTGGTCATGAAGGACGGCAAGATCGTGGAGGCCGGGACGGTGGAACAGATTTTTGAAAACCCGCGGCAGGATTATACCAAGACGCTGATCGACGCGGCGCTGAATCTTAAGGCGCGGGCGGGGTAG
- the argH gene encoding argininosuccinate lyase, with product MWGGRFEDKPDALLDQINASISIDQRLWRQDIAGSVAHCEMLAKQEIIPKADAQKILKGLAQIEKEIESGSFVFKTELEDIHMNIESRLKEIIGDAAGKLHTARSRNDQVATDFRLWVRDAIDDLSLYITDLTDTLNDLAAKHKKDPMPGFTHLQAAQPITLALHLEAYVQMLERDLSRFADGRKRLNECPLGSAALAGTPYKIDRKMTAKALGFDRPTASTMDGVSSRDFATEFLFACVQCGLNLSRLAEEIVLWSTPQFGFIRLSDTWSTGSSIMPQKKNPDAAELIRAKTGRLGGNLNNLMTVLKGLPLAYNKDLQEDKAPVFDSFDTLALCLQAMRGMLETATFDTARMLEAAEDGYTTATRLADWLVMELGIAFRDAHHITGTIVKMAEKKGCKLHELALSDMQSVEKRISNNIFAVLRVKKG from the coding sequence ATGTGGGGCGGGCGGTTTGAGGACAAGCCGGATGCTCTTCTGGACCAGATCAACGCCTCGATTTCCATCGACCAGCGGCTCTGGCGGCAGGATATCGCCGGTTCGGTCGCGCATTGCGAAATGCTGGCGAAACAGGAGATTATTCCCAAGGCCGATGCCCAGAAAATCCTCAAGGGGCTTGCCCAAATCGAGAAGGAGATCGAAAGCGGTTCCTTCGTCTTCAAGACCGAGCTTGAGGACATTCATATGAACATCGAGTCGCGGCTGAAGGAGATTATCGGCGATGCTGCCGGAAAGCTGCACACCGCCCGGTCGCGGAACGACCAGGTCGCGACGGATTTCCGGTTGTGGGTGCGTGATGCCATCGACGATCTGTCGCTTTATATCACCGACCTCACCGACACGCTGAACGACCTTGCCGCCAAGCACAAGAAAGACCCGATGCCGGGTTTTACGCACCTGCAGGCGGCGCAGCCGATTACCCTTGCCCTGCATCTCGAAGCCTACGTACAAATGCTGGAGCGGGATCTCTCGCGGTTTGCGGATGGCCGCAAGCGGCTGAATGAATGCCCTCTCGGTTCGGCGGCGCTGGCGGGGACGCCCTACAAGATCGACCGGAAGATGACCGCGAAGGCGCTGGGCTTCGACCGCCCCACGGCCAGCACGATGGACGGGGTTTCGTCGCGCGATTTCGCCACCGAGTTCCTGTTCGCCTGCGTGCAGTGCGGGCTGAACCTCTCGCGGCTGGCGGAGGAGATTGTCCTGTGGTCCACACCGCAGTTCGGGTTTATCCGGCTCTCGGACACCTGGAGTACGGGCAGCTCGATCATGCCGCAGAAGAAAAACCCGGACGCGGCGGAACTGATCCGCGCCAAAACCGGGCGGCTGGGCGGTAATCTTAACAATCTGATGACTGTGCTGAAGGGGCTGCCGCTGGCGTACAATAAGGATTTGCAGGAAGACAAGGCGCCCGTGTTCGACTCGTTCGATACATTGGCTTTGTGCTTACAGGCCATGCGCGGGATGCTGGAGACCGCGACCTTTGATACGGCGCGGATGCTGGAGGCCGCCGAGGACGGGTATACCACGGCTACGCGGCTGGCGGACTGGCTGGTTATGGAGCTGGGGATTGCGTTCCGGGACGCGCACCATATCACCGGAACTATCGTAAAAATGGCGGAAAAGAAGGGCTGTAAACTGCATGAATTGGCGCTTTCCGATATGCAGTCCGTCGAGAAGCGGATTTCCAATAATATTTTTGCTGTTTTGCGGGTCAAAAAAGGCTAA
- a CDS encoding alpha/beta fold hydrolase, whose product MTRKIEAPDLFHGATEGVRTALELFSSAVRHTLPSLIWGRTQEMTGSPVLVVQGFAMHDISTWNLRRHLDDQGHDAFDGDIGINLGVHSHTIEKLEDRLAQIMEKHLGKKVTVIGHSLGGIQSLLLSYRHADKIDRLITMGSPFGAARMQGGTNRIVYGAYEILNPDDGDLVEELSAYMEEGPPDVAVTSLFSAADGVVAPQSAINPWAEESHPRTENVQVPGSHCGMVVNTQVWKVLAERLSVSPTNWRPFEWSDAERSVDLAPDLILEKA is encoded by the coding sequence ATGACCCGAAAAATCGAGGCTCCTGACCTGTTCCACGGGGCGACTGAGGGCGTCAGGACAGCGCTGGAACTGTTCAGCTCCGCCGTGCGGCACACGCTCCCCTCCCTGATCTGGGGGCGGACCCAGGAAATGACGGGATCGCCGGTGCTGGTGGTGCAGGGCTTCGCCATGCACGATATCTCCACATGGAACCTGCGCCGCCATCTGGACGATCAAGGCCATGACGCCTTCGACGGCGACATTGGCATCAATCTCGGCGTCCACAGTCACACCATCGAAAAACTGGAGGACAGACTGGCACAGATCATGGAGAAGCATCTGGGGAAAAAAGTCACGGTCATCGGCCACAGTCTCGGCGGGATTCAATCCCTCCTGCTCTCCTACCGCCACGCGGACAAAATCGACCGCCTGATCACGATGGGCAGCCCCTTCGGCGCCGCAAGAATGCAGGGCGGTACCAACCGCATCGTATACGGCGCCTATGAAATCCTCAACCCGGACGACGGTGATTTGGTGGAGGAACTGAGCGCCTATATGGAGGAGGGGCCACCCGATGTCGCGGTCACCTCTCTATTTTCCGCGGCGGACGGAGTAGTCGCCCCGCAATCCGCCATAAACCCGTGGGCCGAAGAGAGCCATCCCCGGACAGAGAACGTGCAGGTTCCGGGCTCCCATTGCGGCATGGTCGTAAATACGCAGGTCTGGAAAGTCCTCGCCGAACGACTTTCTGTATCGCCAACGAACTGGCGCCCCTTCGAATGGTCAGATGCGGAGCGCAGCGTGGACCTCGCACCCGATCTGATCCTAGAGAAAGCGTAA
- a CDS encoding phosphomannomutase/phosphoglucomutase gives MNGYVFAPTILREYDIRGQVGKNLSSNDALALGRAFGTYLSRSGGKAVCVGMDGRHSSPALAEALIAGLMESGMDVNFIGLGPSPLLYFSVKHLKADAGIMVTGSHNPPDYNGFKMTLQDGPVFGDKIQQIGRIAAEGMFACGTGRRTEIDLRADYIRRLVQDLKLARSMTIAWDAGNGANGEVLKMLTHRIPGTHILLYPEIDGSFPNHHPDPTVDANLEDLQKAVKENGCALGIAFDGDGDRIGVVDEHGAVLRCDTLLALYAREVLQNHPGAPVIGDVKCSQILFDEIARLGGQPVMWKTGHSVIKDKMIEMKAPLAGELSGHIFFADTYYGYDDALYCAVRLLNALSETDGGLSGLTASLPQLFNTPEVRFEVDEAEKFALVPRVLENLKLRNDKGIDLNTLDGIRVTTADGWWLLRPSNTQNVLVARAESTSAEGLQRLKNMLTGEVKKIGYTLAFG, from the coding sequence ATGAACGGTTACGTCTTTGCCCCCACGATCCTGCGCGAATACGACATCCGCGGGCAGGTCGGGAAAAATCTCAGTTCGAACGATGCCTTGGCCCTCGGACGGGCGTTCGGCACATATTTATCGCGTTCCGGCGGGAAGGCCGTCTGCGTCGGTATGGACGGACGGCACAGCTCCCCTGCCCTTGCCGAGGCGCTGATCGCAGGACTGATGGAGAGCGGGATGGATGTTAATTTCATCGGGCTTGGCCCTTCTCCGCTGCTGTATTTTTCCGTCAAGCACCTGAAGGCCGATGCCGGAATCATGGTGACTGGTTCCCATAATCCTCCCGATTATAACGGTTTTAAAATGACGCTGCAGGACGGCCCGGTATTCGGCGACAAAATCCAGCAGATCGGACGGATCGCGGCGGAAGGAATGTTTGCCTGCGGAACGGGGCGTCGAACCGAGATCGACCTGCGGGCCGATTATATCCGGCGGCTGGTGCAGGATCTCAAGCTGGCACGCTCCATGACCATCGCGTGGGACGCCGGAAACGGGGCCAACGGCGAAGTCCTCAAGATGCTGACCCACCGGATTCCGGGGACGCACATCCTGCTTTATCCCGAGATCGACGGGAGTTTCCCCAACCATCACCCCGACCCGACCGTCGATGCCAACCTTGAAGATCTGCAGAAGGCGGTAAAGGAGAATGGCTGCGCTCTCGGGATCGCCTTTGACGGGGATGGCGACCGGATCGGCGTGGTGGACGAACACGGCGCGGTCCTGCGTTGCGATACGCTGCTGGCGCTTTATGCACGGGAGGTTTTGCAAAATCATCCCGGTGCGCCGGTCATCGGCGATGTCAAATGCTCGCAAATTCTGTTCGACGAGATTGCCCGGCTGGGCGGGCAACCCGTGATGTGGAAAACCGGACATTCCGTCATCAAGGATAAAATGATCGAAATGAAAGCGCCGCTGGCGGGGGAACTGAGCGGGCATATCTTTTTCGCCGATACCTATTACGGTTACGATGATGCCTTGTATTGCGCGGTGCGGCTGCTCAATGCGTTGTCCGAGACCGATGGCGGGCTTTCGGGCCTGACCGCCTCCCTTCCCCAGCTGTTCAATACGCCCGAGGTGCGTTTCGAGGTGGACGAGGCGGAGAAGTTTGCGCTCGTCCCCCGCGTGCTTGAAAACCTTAAACTCAGGAACGATAAAGGGATTGACCTCAATACCCTTGATGGCATCCGGGTGACGACGGCGGACGGGTGGTGGCTGCTGCGCCCCTCCAACACGCAGAACGTCCTGGTGGCGCGGGCGGAAAGCACAAGCGCCGAGGGGCTTCAGCGCCTGAAAAATATGCTTACCGGGGAAGTAAAAAAAATCGGATACACTCTGGCCTTTGGCTAG
- a CDS encoding acyl carrier protein, translating into MGYLLKLAIIAVLALVIIFFAIKYDERKRKRLIEKLFEGRTPLSKEEFYRTFYSETDIAENVVVKVLQILEEYLDCDFSRLHPTDSFSSNLKFFLYEDEWAGDEIVLSLEQDFSIQISGEEAENAYTIDDIIQLVWAKVQAA; encoded by the coding sequence ATGGGATATCTCCTCAAATTGGCGATCATCGCCGTTTTGGCACTGGTCATTATCTTTTTTGCCATCAAGTATGATGAAAGGAAGCGGAAGAGGCTTATTGAAAAGCTCTTTGAGGGGCGAACGCCTCTAAGCAAGGAAGAATTTTATAGAACTTTTTATAGCGAGACAGATATTGCCGAGAATGTCGTTGTTAAAGTTCTACAAATTCTTGAGGAATATTTGGATTGCGATTTCTCCCGGCTCCATCCCACGGACAGTTTTTCATCCAACCTTAAATTTTTTCTTTATGAGGACGAATGGGCCGGTGATGAAATCGTTTTGTCTCTGGAGCAGGACTTTTCCATCCAGATTTCGGGTGAAGAGGCAGAAAACGCCTATACAATCGACGATATTATACAACTGGTCTGGGCCAAGGTTCAGGCCGCCTAA
- the galU gene encoding UTP--glucose-1-phosphate uridylyltransferase GalU yields MSQKTEIRPVKKAVFPVAGLGTRFLPATKAMPKEMLTICDRPLIQHVVEEAREAGIEDFIFITGRHKELLEEHFDYQPELEDTLESRNKSDLLKKVRESEIPAGRLFCTRQPKPLGLGHAVWCAAKMIGDEPFAVLLPDVLMKGSQSCLKEMVDVYNQTGGNLIAVEEVPREETNKYGIIDTKDQSLALMPVDGLVEKPEPAKAPSTLSVVGRYIFQPELFGYLSAFETGAGGEIQLTDAMAKLIGKQPFNAMRFSGKSYDCGSRLGFIEANIAYGLSDPEIGKGVKDMLKRYT; encoded by the coding sequence ATGAGTCAAAAAACTGAAATACGCCCCGTCAAAAAAGCCGTGTTCCCCGTCGCGGGGCTGGGGACACGATTCCTTCCCGCCACGAAAGCCATGCCGAAGGAGATGCTGACCATCTGCGACCGGCCCTTGATCCAGCACGTCGTCGAGGAAGCGCGGGAAGCGGGGATCGAGGATTTCATCTTCATCACCGGGCGGCACAAGGAATTGCTGGAGGAGCATTTCGATTACCAGCCGGAACTTGAGGATACGCTGGAATCCCGCAATAAGTCGGACCTGCTGAAAAAAGTGCGCGAGTCGGAAATTCCGGCGGGGCGTCTGTTCTGCACCCGCCAGCCCAAGCCGCTGGGCCTCGGGCACGCCGTGTGGTGTGCGGCCAAGATGATCGGGGATGAGCCGTTCGCCGTCCTGCTGCCCGATGTTCTGATGAAGGGATCGCAATCGTGCCTGAAAGAGATGGTCGATGTTTACAATCAGACCGGAGGAAACCTGATCGCCGTCGAGGAGGTTCCCCGCGAGGAGACGAATAAATACGGGATCATCGATACCAAGGATCAGAGTCTTGCCCTGATGCCCGTGGACGGGTTGGTCGAAAAGCCGGAGCCGGCGAAGGCGCCCTCCACGCTTTCCGTTGTCGGGCGGTATATTTTTCAGCCGGAGCTGTTCGGGTATCTCAGCGCGTTCGAAACGGGCGCGGGCGGGGAAATTCAGTTGACCGATGCCATGGCCAAGCTGATCGGCAAGCAGCCGTTCAACGCCATGCGTTTTAGCGGCAAAAGCTATGATTGCGGCAGCCGTTTGGGATTCATCGAGGCGAATATCGCCTATGGGTTGAGCGATCCCGAAATTGGCAAGGGCGTCAAGGATATGCTTAAGCGCTATACGTAA
- a CDS encoding 30S ribosomal protein S21: MVTVTVKDNNVDQALRVLKKKMQREGLFREMKLRKNYEKPSEKKAREKAEAVRRFRKMERKKRQRDGH, translated from the coding sequence TTGGTAACCGTAACCGTCAAGGATAATAACGTCGATCAGGCGCTGCGCGTCCTCAAGAAGAAAATGCAGCGCGAAGGCCTGTTCCGCGAGATGAAGCTCCGCAAAAATTACGAAAAACCGTCCGAAAAGAAGGCCCGCGAGAAGGCCGAGGCTGTGCGCCGTTTCCGCAAGATGGAACGCAAGAAGCGCCAGCGCGACGGTCATTAG
- a CDS encoding AAA family ATPase has protein sequence MAHIIVFGNEKGGSGKSTAAMHTAVALLRLGYKVGSLDLDARQGTFTRYLKKRFDFITSTRDPLPSPSHMAIPRSEADTVLEQRAEEQEFLGMALAELGATHHFIVIDTPGTDSFLSRLAHSHADTLITPMNDSFVDLDLLADIDPDTLTVRAPSIYTKMVQDQRNQRKLRDGGSIDWIVMRNRLASLNARNKQDVGKILESLTEPYGFRIAPGFHERVIFKELFLKGLTLLDLKESPEHPLTLSQVSARQEVRKLLVELGPEKLQGRVRPLS, from the coding sequence ATGGCGCATATAATTGTTTTCGGAAACGAAAAGGGCGGGTCGGGCAAATCGACCGCCGCCATGCATACGGCGGTGGCCCTGCTGCGGCTGGGGTATAAGGTCGGGAGCCTTGATCTCGATGCGCGGCAGGGGACGTTCACGCGCTATCTCAAGAAGCGATTCGATTTCATCACATCCACACGCGACCCCCTGCCCAGCCCGTCCCATATGGCGATTCCGCGAAGCGAGGCGGATACTGTGCTCGAACAACGGGCGGAAGAGCAGGAATTTTTAGGAATGGCTCTGGCCGAGCTGGGTGCCACACATCATTTCATCGTCATCGACACGCCGGGGACGGACAGTTTCCTCAGCCGCCTTGCCCACAGCCATGCCGACACGCTGATTACGCCGATGAACGACAGTTTCGTGGACCTCGATCTTCTGGCGGATATCGACCCGGATACCCTGACGGTTCGTGCGCCGTCGATCTACACGAAGATGGTGCAGGATCAGCGCAACCAGCGCAAACTGCGTGACGGAGGCAGCATCGACTGGATTGTTATGCGTAATCGCCTGGCCTCTTTGAATGCCCGCAACAAGCAGGATGTCGGGAAAATCCTTGAATCGCTGACCGAACCTTACGGATTCCGAATCGCTCCCGGTTTTCACGAACGGGTGATTTTTAAAGAATTATTCCTGAAAGGGCTGACCCTTCTGGATCTCAAGGAAAGCCCTGAGCATCCGCTGACACTCTCGCAGGTTTCAGCGCGGCAGGAGGTTCGCAAGCTGCTCGTGGAGCTTGGGCCGGAGAAGCTTCAGGGGCGGGTGCGGCCTCTTTCGTGA
- a CDS encoding argininosuccinate synthase, whose protein sequence is MAKKGKIVLAYSGGLDTSVILKWLIEQEYEVIAFIANVGQDEDFKAAEAKALKVGASKVYIEDLREEFVTDYIFPTFKSQAVYEGRYLLGTSVARPIIAKHQIKIAEKENAEYVAHGATGKGNDQVRFELTYYALKPDIKVIAPWKMPEFLTRFRGRTDMLNYAQQYGIPVTATHKKPYSEDDNLLHISHEAGILEDPGAACDEEIYSRTSHPDQWPDQAETVVLTFEEGLPVKVENKDDGTKKTGALELFTYLNTVGSRHGIGRMDMVENRFVGIKSRGVYETPGGEILRQAHRDLEGLTMDREVMKLRDLMALKVAELIYNGFWFAPEFELLMHFMDKAQEPVNGAVTVQLFKGRAYPVARTSPNALYDPKQSSMDEEGGYNQVDAQGFIRINAVRLRNNTIVRRKAKKKGSKAA, encoded by the coding sequence ATGGCAAAAAAAGGCAAAATCGTTCTCGCCTATTCGGGCGGGCTGGATACATCGGTCATTCTGAAATGGCTGATTGAGCAGGAATACGAGGTGATCGCCTTTATTGCCAATGTGGGGCAGGACGAGGATTTCAAGGCCGCAGAGGCCAAGGCGCTTAAGGTCGGCGCGTCGAAGGTGTATATCGAGGATCTGCGCGAGGAATTCGTCACCGATTACATCTTCCCGACTTTCAAATCGCAGGCGGTGTATGAGGGGCGTTACCTGCTTGGCACCTCGGTTGCGCGGCCCATCATCGCCAAGCATCAGATTAAAATTGCCGAGAAGGAGAATGCCGAATATGTCGCGCACGGGGCGACCGGAAAGGGTAACGATCAGGTGCGGTTCGAGCTGACGTATTACGCCCTCAAGCCGGATATCAAGGTCATCGCGCCGTGGAAGATGCCGGAATTTTTGACGCGCTTCCGGGGGCGCACGGATATGCTCAATTACGCGCAGCAATACGGCATACCCGTCACGGCCACGCACAAGAAGCCGTATTCCGAGGATGATAACCTGCTGCACATTTCCCACGAAGCGGGGATTCTGGAAGATCCCGGCGCGGCGTGCGATGAGGAGATTTATTCGCGCACCTCCCATCCTGACCAATGGCCGGATCAGGCCGAGACTGTGGTTTTGACGTTTGAAGAGGGTCTTCCGGTCAAAGTTGAAAACAAGGATGACGGCACAAAGAAAACAGGGGCGCTGGAGCTGTTCACCTATCTCAACACGGTCGGCAGCCGCCACGGGATCGGGCGGATGGACATGGTGGAGAACCGCTTCGTCGGTATCAAATCGCGCGGGGTTTATGAGACGCCGGGAGGGGAAATCCTGCGGCAGGCGCACCGCGACCTTGAAGGGCTCACGATGGATCGCGAAGTGATGAAGCTGCGCGACCTGATGGCGCTGAAGGTCGCCGAGCTGATCTATAACGGGTTCTGGTTCGCGCCGGAGTTCGAGTTGCTCATGCATTTCATGGACAAGGCGCAGGAGCCGGTGAACGGCGCGGTCACGGTGCAACTGTTCAAGGGCCGCGCCTATCCGGTCGCGCGCACCTCCCCCAACGCCCTCTACGACCCCAAGCAGTCTAGCATGGACGAGGAAGGCGGATATAATCAGGTGGACGCGCAAGGGTTCATCCGCATCAACGCCGTGCGCCTGCGGAATAACACGATCGTTCGGCGGAAGGCCAAGAAGAAGGGCAGCAAGGCGGCCTGA